The genomic stretch TGATTTACTAAATACTGCGTTGAGtgtattgcttaaaaaaaaaaaagggaagaaaatagtagTGACCTACTTCTTAAAATAGCTTCATAAACAAAGATAGGCTTCTGAAGTGACTGACCTACAAATTGACTTAATTGGTAATCTCATATATGGAATATGTTCAAGCCCCAGAAATGATTGAATAAAGCAGACGTGCACACAAACACGTTTCAGTGTCTGTGATACAGCTCGTACTGATAAGTATACTAGAAACTGCTCATGCATGTTCAACCTGAAAAATGCAGTAACTTCACAGATTCTATATAGCACTTGAGAGTAATGCAGGGATGTATTACTAATTGATCTGGGAATGGCTCTACCATTCAAAAATATACAAGTGCAGAATAAGAGGCAGTTAAATAGTGTTACATGATCTGCAGTGCAAAGGTTTAGCAGGTATTAGGTctctgggggaaggaaaaggtcTCTTTTTATTGTACAGATGGAAATGTATAGTTCTAAAACATATTCTTAACTCTTCAGGTTTTGAGATTACCATTGAACATCCGCACACAGATGTTGTGAAATGTACGCAATTAGTGAGAGGTCAGTGGCTTTTATCCCCTTCCgtaagcccttttttttttttttacatttctagtAAAATTTATAGGTGATGTTATTTGTACAATATGAACAATTACGTTGTCCAAAGAGTTTGTTTAAGGCTAATTACTAAAAGCTTGATCTTAACCATTACAGTCTGATGAAGAGTCCAGTTCTTTGTCCTTcatgaattttccttttgtttgcttattagCTTTGAGTAATCTGTTCCATGTTCTTTCAAATGACAGAAGCAATTAGTTGCTGAGAACTAAATTCTGGGTTGATTATATTCTCTCTGAAGTagttttacaaaataaagttCAGTCTTTGTGCTGGTTGATAGCTAACAGTAGCtttctaccttatttttttttaggtaatgAGCTGTGGGATATACAGAGTGCATAGCAGGTCTGCTATTGCATGCAAATACTTAAAGATGTGactaattatttttctagagAAGGATGTACTTATTTGGATTGGGTGGGAGCACGCCTCCAACCTTTGGTGTTTTATATCCTCTAACTTACATGCAGTTCCTTAACATGAGTCTGGCTAGAAATCTGGttctttagtatttttttttgttgagtGTCGGCACGCcttctttaaaatcagtttCCTTTAGAGCTCTAAAAAGCTTCTCATAAGGTGGAGGATAAAAAATTGGGGATCAATTGAAATAGCACCTAAAATCAACTTTTTCATGTTGATCATGTTCTTTAATTGAAAAAGTGATTGGCATTTATTAGACTGTAGTTGTTGATCTTTAGTCATTAGTttgcactgaaaaatgcaaagttaaatttttcaaagttgttttttcccccctataAAATATAGGAAAGTTAGGTGTAACATAATCATGTTAACTAGGTCTGTTTTCTAGTAACTCTAGAATGACAGCTGTTCTttgaggggaaaatattttttcccattttgaagTAGCTTAGTGGTGTAGTGTCTTCAGAGTTTGAGGAGAGCTGGTTCCATTTGTAGCTTATTTGCATGTAAAGTAGCTTTACTGAAATTCTTCAAGAAGATTCTTTACTTTCTGTCCAGATTTGATTGTGACTCAGTGCATAAGTCTGATTGCACCTAGTGTCTCAGAGTGAATCAGCAGCTGTAAAGTTttgtcacttattttttttagctcttgGTCAATATAAACGTTGGCACACTTTTTGTTGATTTAGTGTAAGCCCCTGCACTTCAGCTCTGTGTTTTGGGGGAGTGGGGAGGGCTGATAAGCAGTATCGTAGCTACTCCAGGATTTCCCCATTAACAAGTGTGCTTTACTGGAGCTTAAACGAAGAAAGGCATGTGTTACGTAAACTTCATTTCCTTTAGTCAAGGGTACATAACCTAAGACAGTTCAGCTCTTCCCTGTGCGTTTTGTGTGCTGCTTTTGTGTAATCACACAGTTCATACACTGAAGGTACGTGCTACTTCTAATGCTACTTTTAACACTCGACACTTTAAAGCTGGTAGTTAATGTCAGTGCAGtttaacaaaatacataaaattcaAAGTTATATGAAGTCTTGAAATCTGAAGACTCCGCTGAGGGCTGAAAATCTACATACCTCAAGAACTGGTGCAAAGTGAATTTAATACAACAGATACTTGAAAACCGCCTGACTGGGGTAGGCATGCTTCCCCATGTACGTACATGCAGGTAGAATTCTTGACAGCGTATTCCCCTTCTAAGGGTGGTATGGGCTGTGAACACAAGGCTTGAATAACTCATTTagaaagcacagaggaaaaaaaaaagattaaaaatgtagaGCATGAAATCTATAATCATAATCACAACTAAAGTGAGTAGAGAATAATTTCCACAGAACATCAGGTGTACGTattgagaaaataaagagatgGACTTTGGGGCACAGTGATGCTGTGGCATGATTTTAGTTCTCAAATTCTACTTCTTGGACATTATGTTGTTTTAATGTAAGTGGGTGCTACACTTACATATCCAGTCCTGGAGCTTtccaaatatataaaaaactgTTGTCAGTGTTGATCCCTTTAGCCCTAAGGGCTTGACtaagaagctgaagaaatttAAGGTTACTTCATCCAGTTCTGGTAATACGCTGTCTTGGACATAAAGTATTATTCTAGAGGGCAAAGCGATCCCTTCTTATATTAAAGGGGATTAACTAATCTGAGAATATTATGATTAAAACCTTCAGCTGTGTGTttgagaggagagggaagggaagggaaaggagaaggaagggaaaaaaactggcTAAAACTTAAGTTTAATGAAGTTGCTAAGAAAAGGGCTGATTCCTATAcaacttcttgttttcttgcatCCAGGATGATGTGCTTTATGGTCTCACCTGTATTAATCTGTAATTACctttaagaaatataaaaaattgaTTCTGTTGCTGAGGCTCACAAGTTCTAGCCAAGTCGTTTGTCAGATGACCCAGTGACTAGTAGAGATGTACCAGAACAAATCCCTGGAAGCTGAACTAATAAGGAGGACTTGGTGCAAACAGCCATAATCTGCTCCAATTTACAactaaagcaaaagctgaacCATTCGTCTCTGTTTGAAGGCCTGTCTGAAAGTCGTATTAGACTAGACAGATTATTGTCAGTACGGGGTGACTGGGTAGGTGCACAATGACTCACGGTGTTCAGGCATAAGGTGTATCTAATTATTCATTCTGATCTTCAGAGATTTGTGGGTTCATTAAATTGTTCCATCTGTACAGCTTAGTCAGGGTGGTAGACAAGGAAAGGTGTGGGCTCAGTTATTATTCTGCACCATTCTTCCTCAGTGTCAAGAGACTGAGAAGAGGAAACAGGACCATCATTCCTTAGGTCCTCTAAGGAATCTGGGGCAGTGGATCTGTAAAGGCCCATCAGCAAGCTTCAGTGCCCATTCCAAGGATGCTTCAGTGCTCaagaggagaagaggggaaaaaaaaaatgctcctggTGTTAAAGTACCTTTACTGGCTTGCATGCTGGTTCAGCAGTGAAGCTGCCCTAGTGCTGAGGCCATCACAGTGTCCTCTTAAGCCCTGGGgcaaaaacaaatctgttctgAGCCAGGTTCTGGTGAAGCTTGGAGGGGAGGAACCTATATTCTCATCCACATCTTGGGAAGTCTTCAGTCATTCCTTTTTCTATGTTGGTACACGGCACTCTTTTGGAACCCAAGATTGGACCACAAAGACTTCTAGGATTGTTCTCGCTGCTCTGCAGGTTATCAGGTACCTTGAATGTCCATGATCCTTACTACTCTTTCAGAAGTTGCATTGGCAGATTCTTCAAACATACTGCAGAATCTGTGTGCACAGCTGCCGTTGGATAAGTCAGGCTGATAAAGTGCAGAAGAGGAGGTGAATCTGAATGAATCAGCTTTTTCTGAGGGTGCTCTAAGGAAAACGTAAATCTCTGTGGTGTGGAAAGATCTTAGACGCCAGCTGTACTCCAGCCATGCCACCAGCGGCCTTCACATTCTGAACTTTCACCTTAGGCTTTCACAGGCCTGTTCCCACTGTTTAAAAACTTCCAAGAGAGAAGCCGCCAGGACTGCTCAGACCTGAACACCTGCACCATGGATGCCTCCAGTCCTTTCCAGATACACCTGGTGTCTGCCTACATAGCTCCGTGTGGAGcctgtggcttttgttttctttttgctcagaAGGATTTCAGCaaactttttctgtcttttcatatTGACTGGCTTATCTGCAGCCTCCTCTTTCTGGGGATGCTTGCCTACGTTCTCAGGGCCCTAGGCACAGCAAGCAACCGTGCTGCTAAGGGTGACTTGCCAATCATGATTATCTCAAGATCAAAGATAAGTTAGTGTGAAGAAAAGATTCAGAATATCTTGGAATCGCATCAGTTGAACTGTGGCCATGTCCAATAAGAAGTATTTTGGCTTCATATTGGTAACTTGTTGAACTCAGTAGCTTTTTAGGGATGTGTATCGAGACAGCAAGTCCTGTTCGAAAATATTGATTACTAATTAAGTAATCCCCTGCCTTACGGTTGCTTCTGCAGTGGTGAGACAGGGTAGCTGTTTTCAAATCACTCCTGAaggataaaatataaaagtggTTGTTAATGGCTGATGTCAGTCATGTGTCCTGAGGCTTGTGAGTTGTAAGAGACAAGCTGTGCTGGCTTGTTTTAACCAGGTGATTTCAGTTTGGAGTTGCATTTTCCactaaaggaaacaaaatacaggAACCAAGATTGATCAGCTTTTAGTGGATAGATTCTGCTAAACCAAAGCTGTCCCAAATGTAAGAGAAGAGTTTGGGACGGTTGTTTTCAGTGGTGTGTGGTTTTGGCGATGTTGATTATTTAGCTGTAAATACATTGAAACGAGTACGATACTGCTTGTAGGATAGCTTAAGGTATTTATCACATTAACTTTTTGTTGAGGCTAAAACGTCTGTTTCAAGATGTGATTCTTTTCTTCCAGGTATGTGTTTTGATTTACTCAACCTTCAAGCTGATGTTAAATAGAAGTTTTCTGgcatctgcttttcctcctttttcagaTGTGCCATTTCAGTGAGAGTAGAGACACTTCTTGGTCTGGTCCCTTAATTCAAATGCGTTGTAACTGTACATAACATAGATATGATTGAAGAGCCTTTAAACTTTACtttgatgaaaaatgaagagcaagATATCAATTATAGTTCAATTATAATTGAACTATAATTCAATTATAACCATTGTAGTTTGGAAACTAAATATTATAACGTCACATAACTCACCTTTAGATTATTCTGGATTAGCAGGATCTGTGTGTAGCAGTGGTTCCTGTTACCTTGCTACTTCTGTATTCTTTTCACATTATGGCACTGCCCAGCTGCATAGCATGAGGACAAACCTGATTTATACCCTCTGGCAATCACCACACTTTTAATACATATtccttaaattaaattttgaaggCCATTGCAGTATTTCTCAAATTTAATGGAAagatcacttttaaaataaagatgtgtGACAGTGTACCCCTTCACATAAAATTCAACAACACCCTTTCTGCAGGTAGCACTGATTTCAAGTGGTAGTGTCAAAGTAAGAATTCAATGAAGGCTGCGTTCAACCCTTGGTTTAAGCCATTGTGCCCAGCTATCCCATTATGTACGTGTTACAGTAAGTTCTTGACTTGAGTGAGGATCACGGGGGCTTCCTTGGTAGGGTCAGTGCTAGATGTTGTAGCAGTGGAAGTCATTGGCTTGTCCTTTTTGGCATGTTGAGGtcttgggttgttttttttctgactaaaaTGCAGTTGTTTAATTCATATCAGAAGCTTCAACAGAGGTTTAACAAATGTGGAACAAAAGGTTATGAGCACTGTGCTCTTGATCGGGGGAGCAGAAAActtgtttagttttgttaaCCATCTGTCTTGGGAACTTGCTGTGTTCTGAGGTGCTGGGGGAGAGACGTGGTGGTTGGTGTTCTGGGGGTGAGGTGGATTCTCCAGCTATCCCATCGTGTTCTCAAAGGGCAGAACTTGCTCTGTAGTAGGAACTGCCTTTTATTGACTGCCTTGCTGCAGTCTGCACGTGGGGCAGGGTTACGCTGAGGGGCAGCTGTAGGTGAGGGTGGGGAAGCAGGTATGCCTAGAAGAAAGTGCTGACACGTATGAGGCTTTTGTGGGGTAGATAAGCAAAGGGAAGCTTTGTTCTGTGGGTTGTCTCGGGGGCAGAGTCAGGGAACTGAAGGACTGGTCCCTCTCCACTTGCTGAATATAATGGGCACTTCTGTTTCTTGGAAAGATTTTAAAGGCTAGCTAGTTAAATTCAAATCAGTTCTGTGAAAATAGGAAATGGTGCTTTTGGAAGGCAAAATTGCTTCAATTTTGGAATGAATGCGAGTTAGGGTAAATGCTtaatctctctgtttttctttttcttacagcaaGCAAGGATTTGGCACAGACATCCTATTTCATGGCTACCAACAGGTTGTTATCCTGAACCTCTTTGTTGCACTGTTGTAGCACACTATAGCTTCCTTTACTGCAGGGCCCCCTACATGTGTCTTACCCTTGTTGCAACAGGAGACTGGGCCATCTACAGTGGTGGttcctttctgtttgcagtGCGGTGTATTGTACAAGGGCCTGATGGCACAAAGGGGTTAAATGCACAATGAGAAGTGTAGTGGTGCTTTCTGATGACATTTTCTCGATTGTGAGTGCATAAGTCTAAAATTGGTAGCCTGAATAGCTGCTAAAGATTACAAAGAGATAAACTTAACCTAGAAATTCGAGCATCTTGGTAAGTACAAAACTATTTCCAGTTTACACTTGTAATTAATGGCAGTTTTCTCTTAACTTTAAATATATTGATCCAATCTTAACTTATAAAATTGTAGTGGGCCTAAGGTCTTTTCAACcagttgatttttcttttcaaatatactAGAAGTAGTCCAGTGTTCTTCCTTTTAGAAACAGCTCTTTAAACAATATACAGTTTATAAACTTACGTACCTGTATTAAATTTAAGTTAAAGGATTCCAGATGGGGATTGTATATGGGTAGCCTGTTGTAGAAAGATAAAATTTGAGAGCAGGCTTCAGTCTTGATTTCTTGATTGCTCCAATTTATTCCTTGCAAGACAATTTGGGCTTTATTTATCAGAATTAAACTGTGTGTAGCTAAATTTTAAGTAATATCTACTACTGGTTGGTTAGAATTCTTCCAGCCAAGCATTTCTTGGGGGTTTCTTAGTGGGCAGGGTTCTGTATTGAAGCAGCTGTTACGCTGTGATAAAGTGGTGATACTGAACCAATACCTTTGTGCTGGTGCCAGCTGGAAGCTGAAGTTGAGTTCACAAATATGCCAGGTTCAGGCCTAGTGAAAGCTAAGCTGACAAGTAATTCCCTGGGCCTCTGTTGAACTTGTGTGTACTTTCATCTACTTGTCTAATTTGGAGACTGCATAATGAGTTGTATGTGTTTTTTACTGTAGGTAGAATTTTAATTGACCATATTATACTAATTTCTTTCTTAGTACTTAAGTACCGTAGAGTAATTGGTAAATTTCTATACTGTTAACCACAGCTTTTatagaaaaagcaaattaaacttTCTGCCAGATAAATGCCCTATCCTTTGTTGTATTAAGGCAGTAAGATATATTAAGAACTTAATCCGAAGTATGTTCCATGAACTGATGTTTAACTGCTGTTACTTGACAAATTATCTTACGATGTGTGTTAAtggttgattttgtttgttttttattttacatgtttgaTTTCCCTTTGGTTCCTCATTATGAAACTTACGCAACAGTCTTCACCTTACTACCTTCTGTCTTCAATACAAGCCTACGGTGATAGCATGTGTGTGCATTCACTTGGCCTGCAAGTGGTCTAACTGGGAGATTCCAGTATCAACTGATGGAAAACACTGGTGGGAGTATGTGGATCCTTCGGTTACTCTGGAATTGCTGGACGGTAAGCAGTGCTGCCTTTCCACATCTGGAGTTTCAAGTGCTTATTACTAATGGCTGTAAGAATAGGAGCACAGTACAGTTAGAGCAGAGCTTCAAGCCTAAAATAAGTTTCACTGACTTCACGCAGAGGGTCCTCAGATAAGAGGAAGGTATAGGAGAGGGAAGAGCGTAGGAGGATAGTTTTGAGACCCTTCTGATTTCAATTTGTGAGCTGGGATACGCAGAGACCTTTTGTTAGGTACAGGTTAGAGTTTGGCTTTTAAGGGCTTTccagaacagggaaaaaagctAGAGGAACATCTGTGCAAATCCATGGAATCCAGATAATTATACGTACACAGGTGTTCAAATGTATGGTGTCACTGagagagatgtttttaaaactctACATAAAACTGACACATCAACAAACAGAGTTATGTGTTAACATAAGTATATGATACCTCAAACTCCcacaaaaatagttttctcttAAATGGcttctttcaggaagaaatcaTATGTAGAAGACCGTATGCCTAGAAGTTTTACCATCTTTTGTTCTGACCTTGCTTTGCATGTTGTTATCCAGTACTACCTGTGTGCTATCCTATTACTTTATGAATTATAAGGTTTAGAAGGAGAAACGGCACTTAGTATGGTGGGGCCTGAACTTAAGGCCTTCGTACCTGACTGTTATATAGGTGGTGGTTTTTGGGGGGTTCACATCCATTGGGCTTTGCTTGTAGTTCTAGAGCaaagaattatttcagaaaggtGGTGATGGAAGCCTCCAGGCGTGGTATGGCCCAGCATAGCTCCCCGTGACCTGCTCTTCACGTCTGctgagttttcatttcttaatggcttgattatattttgaaaatgcaaaccGGAGTAGATGCCACATCAAGCACAGCACCTGAGTGAGCTTGAGGTTGCAAGCTCAAATGGCTCTGTCTTAGGATTCTTTTAAGCTGTACCTGTAGCTTCAAATTCAGCCACTCCCCTGCCTTCTCAGCTGTCTGTTGCCTGTGCGTGTTTGGTAAGCATGCATccctgtgatttttaaaatcctgtgaGATGTGTGCTGCGAGCCTGCAGTGACCACTGCTTAATTCTAGAAGCTTCTGTGGAGCTGGTGTCTGCAACACAGACTTGGGAGCAGACTGAAGTGGTAAGGTGCTTCTGCCCTTGGGAGCAACTCAGTTTGTAACTTGCTGTGGGGCTCTGGAGGAGCCAGTTCTTCCAGACCTGCGGAAGGGCTACTCTCGCATTTGAGTTCTGACTGtacctaatttatttttagcttacAAGTAACCTGAAATTTCAgttgaaagtatttttgttgcaGCTGACAAGTGCAGAGTCCTAGGTTTCCTTGTGGGCCTACTAACCGCGAGGACTTTTTTAAACACAGCCAGCTGCTTTGCCTTGaacacaaattaaatgaaacctGTTGCTTAAAATAGTGCTTCCTAGGGTCCCATGGCTGATGTTTTGCCCAGAACCATTACTGGTTGCTCTTGAAGTTCAGTGAAATGACTGAAATAGTGACTTAGAGGTTTAGATTTTAACGGAAATTATACAAGAAATGCTTAAACTAGATGGCAAATGTGTTatttccagagctgctgtttgtACTGTTTCCTCTAGAAATTTTTGGTCTAATAAATACAGACTCTGCAAGAGTATAAATAATCCTTAATGCAGATCTGCTTTTCAGAATGCATGTAGTGGTTAGAGGTCCGTTGTGGTGAAATACTGCAGCCGTTTTTGTACAGTGCTTGTCAAGCAAGATTTTTGATAAAATATCAATTCAAGCCATGTGTAGCCTGTACTGCTAAAGCAGTATTCTGTTAGTCTAGAAAACCAATTAAGGGTAAACCTGTTTATTACAGAATCAGatgtaaaacatgtttttttttgtttttctacctAGAACTAACTCACGAGTTTCTGcaaatactggaaaaaacaCCTAGCAGGCTGAAGAGAATTAGAAATTGGCGGGTAAGAAATTTTCCTGTAACAATTTAGCAAAAAGAAGTGAACTTGTAGGAGAACTATGAATCAAGGGAGAACCAGGAGTTTTATCCTAATCATTCTTTATTCCTGTAGCTGGGCTGGGGGATGAAACCTTGAGTCAGCTTTTCTCCTCACCTTTGAGCTAAATTGGATGTTCTTTACAAGTACTCTAAGCTGTGtattttctcacttctttcctttctgcatagGCTAATCAGGCTGCTCGGAAACCTAAAGGTGATGGACAGGTATCCGAGAACTCACTTCTTGGTTCGTCTTTGGTCCAGAATTCCATTTTGGTGGATACAGTTACTGGTGTGGCCGCGAATACAAGTTTCCAAAAACCGTCAACATCATTTCCTGCACCAGTACCTCTGACCTCAGGAAGTATTTCTGTTCCAGATAGTCATGCACCTGAAAATTTGGCAATACTAGCAACAGGGATGCCAAGTACCTCATACAATTTGGCATCCCACCAGGAATGGCCTCAGCATCAAGAACAAAGCAGGACAGAACAAATATACTCTCAGAAACAGGAGACGTTACCTCCTAGTCAGTATAATATGAACTTCCAGCCAGGGACGTCTGTACAGCTGCACTCGGGAGTACATCACAGACCCGACAAACTTACCGAGCATTCTGCTGTCAAACAAGAGTATTCTCATAAGTCAGGAAACAAACACCATGGACAAGTTGCTGCTCCCCTAATAATTCCTCAAAAAATGTCTCTGGATAAATACAGAGAGAAACGCAAGCTAGAAACCCTTGAACTGGATGTGAGAGAACACTACGTAGCAACCCCAGGCGAACAGCCGCACAAAAAACACATGCCGGCGCAGACAGCCAGCGGTGCTTCCGTTACGTCtcctattaaaatgaaaatccccATCGCGAACGCAGAGAAGCCTGAAAAACACTTGactgataaaaaagaaaagggaggctCACTCAAACTCCGCATACCCATCCCGCCCACAGAAAAGGGTGCCAGTAAGGaggagctgaaaatgaaaattaaagtttcTTCCTCAGAAAGACATAGCTCATCAGATGAGGGTAGTGGAAAAAGTAAACACTCAAGTCCGCACGTTAGCAAGGAACACAAGGAAAAGCACAAGGAACACTCCTTAAATCGCCACCACGGCGTGGGTCACAAGCACTCCCATTCGCACAGTGGCAGCAGTAGTGGCGGCAGTAAGCATAGTGCTGACGGCTTAACACCGACTGTTTTGAGGAGTCCCGTTGGCCTGAGTAGTGACAGCAATTCCTCTAGTTCCGGCTCGTCAAGGAAGAGGTTGCACAGCAATGATGCTTCCCACAACCACCACTCCAAAATGAGCAAAAGTTCCAAAAGTTCAGGTAGTTCATCTAGTTCTTCCTCTGTTAAGCAGTATGTATCCTCTCACAGCTCTGTTTTTAACCTTCCCTtaccccctcctccccctgtcACATACCAGGTGGGCTACGGACATCTCAGCACCCTCGTGAAACTGGACAAGAAGCCAGTGGAGAACGGTCCTGATGCCCATCACCAGTACAGTACAAACAGCCAGCATATGGACTACAAAGACACATTCGACATGCTGGATTCGCTGTTAAGTGCCCAAGGAATGAACATGTAGTTGATTCTtaggttgtttttcttcccttttttttaatttaagaattgTTAGAACGGAAAACTTCCTACTCCAGCAGTAGCAACACCAGCTGTTGCTGCCGTGGTTTCAGTATACGTAAGTGCTGCTTTATCCTTCACTCTGAAAAGAAGAGGTATAGTAAACGAGTCTTTATCTCCACATATGATAGTGTTATAAATACTGTAATAGCATGGAAGGTGCAAAAATCTCAGTATTTCTACAACTGCAGCTAAGAACAGTAGAATGAACGTCTGCTTTTAGGTGCATAGGATGCCTCGAgcattaattatttataattttgaaTACTGCAGCCACAACTTTTTGTTGCTTAGTTTTTGAATGAGTGTAAttgttttcttgtgtatttATACTGTATGTATGATTtgcatgttttgaaaataaagggaTTAAAACAGTATACTGACAACTGTTTACaagaaagtggagaaaaatgtacatacatttttgtatgtttagATATACCATAAATACTCAGGATTGGAGCTGCTTGTAAGTATAACAAAATACACATAACTTTATTTTATCTTGTCAGAGTCCATCAGTTATCCAAACCAAGATGGCACTTTGTCTTGTTTATCTTTATAAACTGTAGGCCTTATTGGAAGCCACTTAAAAGGGACACTTCACTAGAGAAGGTATCCAGTACCAGGTAGGGTCACCACTGGACAGTATTACCCGCGAGGCAGAAAACAGGGTGGGCCTCTGCTTGCTGACTGGCCAGAGCTTTGAAATGTCCCTAatttcttgaaggaaaaaggaattaaaataaaagtttacatAATCTCTTGATGTGAAgtgcatttaaatgtttattggCTTGATGCAGTAAAATAGACACAGAGCTGTTAATAATGGTTATGTAGATTTAATGTGACTTAACTGCAATTCATAACTGTCATGGTGGgaaagtcatcttttttttaagaagtcataatttattttaatagtaaaCAGGGGTCACTGTTTCCATTACCATTTCAGAATAATATCCATGTTCTGAAATCCAAGAAGTGTACTTGTGTGTGATGCCATATTTCTTTTACAGGTGAATGCAGTCTTCACAgtaaataagaataaaactaTTGATATCCCAACTTCATATTCCAACAATAAAATAGTTATCATTGATTCCGTGCATTGTACTTGTCATTAGTTACCAAATTGGAAGATACTtacttcttctgttttttcagctctgtggggaaaaaaatcagtctccCAGTTAAACCACTAGCATACATTTCTATCTGCCTGCAAGTGTCAGTGTTACAGCTCATGTGCTCTTTCCACAGTGTTTTgctcttcaaaataataaaagacagGTGTGAATGTTCACGTGTTCTCAAAGCCAATACTACAGCTCAGCCTGGATAAGTGAACTGACTTTCTGGGTTCTTACTCAAAGCTATTCATAAGCTATGAAGTACCTCAACACAAACTCAGTATATAGTAGCAAGACACTTCTTGGTCACTTATCTTAACTCAGAAGCAAACAGGATGTGAAGTAGGCTTTTGCTAATTTTGCTAAGCCACCTCCTTCACTTAGTGCTTGTGTAATTTTGTCATCTCCGATGTCAGACCTGACGCCTAGCCCTTCCAGTTGTGTTACTAAAGCGTGCTTTAAATGATAAAACTGCTCAAAACCTACCCAGATGGTAGTTGCTGTATGATGTAACTACAGGTATATCAATTACTATGTAATACTCTCTTTCCAGTAATGCAAACGCTTGTAATTACTTGAATAAGTTTTATTTGAACTAtggataccttttttttttttttttacactaaggaatatttaaatggaaaccTGATGGCATCTTCTGCTAAATCTAACCTGAAATCTTGGCCCATGtacaaaatgcaaagctgtCTTACCTGTCCCGtggttgtttttcctctgttctgaaTGTATTTAAACCCTTTGTTACATTTCTGCATTGTTGAGTATTTTCTATCCTTTTGTAGTGTTTCCTTTCCATCTCAGCTCTACTCTTAG from Oxyura jamaicensis isolate SHBP4307 breed ruddy duck chromosome 7, BPBGC_Ojam_1.0, whole genome shotgun sequence encodes the following:
- the CCNT2 gene encoding cyclin-T2 isoform X2, whose amino-acid sequence is MAAAAGSGAGSSARGCGGGGGGGGGGGGGGGGSTSASRWFFTREQLDNTPSRRCGVEADKELSYRQQAANLIQDMGQRLNVSQLTINTAIVYMHRFYMHHSFTKFNRNIISPTALFLAAKVEEQPRKLEHVIKVAHACLHPQDPLLDTKSDAYLQQAQELVILETIMLQTLGFEITIEHPHTDVVKCTQLVRASKDLAQTSYFMATNSLHLTTFCLQYKPTVIACVCIHLACKWSNWEIPVSTDGKHWWEYVDPSVTLELLDELTHEFLQILEKTPSRLKRIRNWRANQAARKPKGDGQVSENSLLGSSLVQNSILVDTVTGVAANTSFQKPSTSFPAPVPLTSGSISVPDSHAPENLAILATGMPSTSYNLASHQEWPQHQEQSRTEQIYSQKQETLPPSQYNMNFQPGTSVQLHSGVHHRPDKLTEHSAVKQEYSHKSGNKHHGQVAAPLIIPQKMSLDKYREKRKLETLELDVREHYVATPGEQPHKKHMPAQTASGASVTSPIKMKIPIANAEKPEKHLTDKKEKGGSLKLRIPIPPTEKGASKEELKMKIKVSSSERHSSSDEGSGKSKHSSPHVSKEHKEKHKEHSLNRHHGVGHKHSHSHSGSSSGGSKHSADGLTPTVLRSPVGLSSDSNSSSSGSSRKRLHSNDASHNHHSKMSKSSKSSGGLRTSQHPRETGQEASGERS
- the CCNT2 gene encoding cyclin-T2 isoform X3, with the translated sequence MKAAFNPWFKPLCPAIPLSSKDLAQTSYFMATNSLHLTTFCLQYKPTVIACVCIHLACKWSNWEIPVSTDGKHWWEYVDPSVTLELLDELTHEFLQILEKTPSRLKRIRNWRANQAARKPKGDGQVSENSLLGSSLVQNSILVDTVTGVAANTSFQKPSTSFPAPVPLTSGSISVPDSHAPENLAILATGMPSTSYNLASHQEWPQHQEQSRTEQIYSQKQETLPPSQYNMNFQPGTSVQLHSGVHHRPDKLTEHSAVKQEYSHKSGNKHHGQVAAPLIIPQKMSLDKYREKRKLETLELDVREHYVATPGEQPHKKHMPAQTASGASVTSPIKMKIPIANAEKPEKHLTDKKEKGGSLKLRIPIPPTEKGASKEELKMKIKVSSSERHSSSDEGSGKSKHSSPHVSKEHKEKHKEHSLNRHHGVGHKHSHSHSGSSSGGSKHSADGLTPTVLRSPVGLSSDSNSSSSGSSRKRLHSNDASHNHHSKMSKSSKSSGSSSSSSSVKQYVSSHSSVFNLPLPPPPPVTYQVGYGHLSTLVKLDKKPVENGPDAHHQYSTNSQHMDYKDTFDMLDSLLSAQGMNM
- the CCNT2 gene encoding cyclin-T2 isoform X1 — translated: MAAAAGSGAGSSARGCGGGGGGGGGGGGGGGGSTSASRWFFTREQLDNTPSRRCGVEADKELSYRQQAANLIQDMGQRLNVSQLTINTAIVYMHRFYMHHSFTKFNRNIISPTALFLAAKVEEQPRKLEHVIKVAHACLHPQDPLLDTKSDAYLQQAQELVILETIMLQTLASKDLAQTSYFMATNSLHLTTFCLQYKPTVIACVCIHLACKWSNWEIPVSTDGKHWWEYVDPSVTLELLDELTHEFLQILEKTPSRLKRIRNWRANQAARKPKGDGQVSENSLLGSSLVQNSILVDTVTGVAANTSFQKPSTSFPAPVPLTSGSISVPDSHAPENLAILATGMPSTSYNLASHQEWPQHQEQSRTEQIYSQKQETLPPSQYNMNFQPGTSVQLHSGVHHRPDKLTEHSAVKQEYSHKSGNKHHGQVAAPLIIPQKMSLDKYREKRKLETLELDVREHYVATPGEQPHKKHMPAQTASGASVTSPIKMKIPIANAEKPEKHLTDKKEKGGSLKLRIPIPPTEKGASKEELKMKIKVSSSERHSSSDEGSGKSKHSSPHVSKEHKEKHKEHSLNRHHGVGHKHSHSHSGSSSGGSKHSADGLTPTVLRSPVGLSSDSNSSSSGSSRKRLHSNDASHNHHSKMSKSSKSSGSSSSSSSVKQYVSSHSSVFNLPLPPPPPVTYQVGYGHLSTLVKLDKKPVENGPDAHHQYSTNSQHMDYKDTFDMLDSLLSAQGMNM